A single window of Shewanella sp. Choline-02u-19 DNA harbors:
- a CDS encoding DMT family transporter — protein MNNTRGSLFMVAAMAAFSIEDMLIKAAAETTSLGLILALFGLGGMLIFILLTYRQGQRVIHPAILSKAVLMRAVCEIVGRFCFALAITLTPLSSASAILQATPLIAMIGAALLFGEQVGVKRWLAVLVGFIGVLMIIRPGLAGFEAASLFAVVSTLGFAGRDLATRAAPPVLSNLQLGVYGFFVLIPTGLVMLIYQNEPLQINGTATIQILGAIVFGVMAYNALTIAMRAGDVSVIAPFRYTRLLFALALGIFVFGESPDLLTLLGSLLIVASGAYTLMQTRSVLKTNTA, from the coding sequence TTGAATAATACTAGAGGCAGCCTGTTTATGGTTGCAGCAATGGCAGCGTTTTCCATAGAGGACATGCTGATTAAAGCGGCCGCTGAGACAACATCTCTTGGGCTTATTTTGGCGCTATTTGGCCTTGGTGGCATGTTGATTTTTATATTGTTGACGTACCGGCAAGGGCAGCGTGTTATTCATCCTGCTATATTATCTAAAGCAGTATTAATGCGGGCTGTCTGTGAGATTGTTGGGCGGTTTTGTTTTGCCTTAGCGATTACATTAACGCCTCTATCGAGTGCATCGGCGATCTTGCAAGCGACTCCCCTAATTGCAATGATAGGCGCAGCGCTACTATTTGGCGAGCAAGTGGGGGTTAAGCGTTGGCTTGCTGTGCTGGTCGGATTTATTGGAGTGTTAATGATTATTCGTCCAGGCCTTGCAGGATTTGAGGCGGCGTCTTTATTTGCGGTAGTGTCAACTTTAGGCTTTGCTGGTCGAGATTTGGCAACTCGTGCTGCGCCGCCAGTTTTATCCAACTTACAGCTTGGAGTGTATGGCTTTTTCGTGTTGATCCCGACAGGTTTAGTCATGCTGATATATCAAAATGAACCGCTTCAAATCAATGGTACTGCAACGATACAGATTTTAGGGGCGATAGTGTTTGGGGTGATGGCATACAATGCATTGACCATCGCGATGCGTGCGGGTGACGTGTCTGTTATTGCTCCTTTTCGTTACACCCGTTTACTGTTTGCTTTGGCGTTAGGCATTTTTGTATTTGGCGAGTCGCCCGATCTGCTGACTCTATTGGGCAGTTTACTGATTGTTGCCAGCGGCGCTTACACGCTTATGCAAACGCGAAGTGTGTTGAAAACGAATACAGCGTAA
- a CDS encoding hybrid sensor histidine kinase/response regulator produces the protein MKFSGLARVAFVVGVLGTMLIDVALWNHGQGEMAKQYQSRADKLYDSSRDMLIQHRIMMDALRSFFNASDEVTNAEFTLFAKDLLKIKSAIAFTLGADLKPKYISDPEFYDVINSGRVHTELNDKITYEVEDFATIVISIDEPKQPYLVYAVSHKRLQRKIEENIDVCERFTLGDRTLSNLECQRHEGRFLASLLGFHSEQFVDVPEYNTSYRLSVDYMPTKKEMLEIAQILVVFTLFGLTFSLLVSLMIQNRTDKEKQRIESNSKLALLSTLNHEIRTPINAVLGYANMLKAQACCSISGKNTLDKIIWSANLLNSVAQNTLTYSKASSGTLKLHYEEINFPQLLHNIDDYYRAFSHTHKKHLEMEFSGDIPEFIQLDDTKFFQLTTNFLNNAFKYSSGDLVIFNVKVSPLPHHLVDTSERGKKPLDGFVRVAVKDFGKGMSKASMEAITKPFTTDLKSSLALKSGIGIGLYTCKKVIESVGGSIRIRSRKNQGTLVIFQFPFRLTNMSHGQESVVDPMAKQYHPSVSVTEAKETHQLATNARIYQSNVTNRKQVLLVDDNLFNLEVCKSMLESDGYIVTTAKDRRESISALNNIYAEAQEDSEAPSLIVLMDYMLDETDGLTLISSLRSLGFHQPKYFILSANCKDEIPKSALFPEITFLQKPLDIKTIRALNDPSFLKLF, from the coding sequence GTGAAATTTAGTGGTCTTGCCCGCGTAGCCTTTGTCGTTGGGGTGTTAGGTACAATGCTGATTGATGTTGCGCTTTGGAATCATGGCCAAGGGGAAATGGCGAAGCAATACCAAAGTCGGGCTGATAAGCTGTACGATTCATCTAGAGACATGTTAATCCAGCACCGAATTATGATGGATGCACTTCGCTCGTTTTTTAATGCTTCTGATGAGGTCACTAATGCCGAGTTTACGCTCTTTGCTAAAGACTTACTGAAAATAAAATCGGCAATTGCATTTACGTTGGGTGCAGATTTAAAACCGAAATATATCTCCGACCCGGAATTTTATGATGTTATAAATTCCGGGCGTGTTCATACCGAACTTAACGACAAAATAACTTATGAGGTTGAAGATTTTGCCACAATAGTTATCAGTATTGATGAGCCTAAGCAACCCTATCTAGTTTATGCGGTTTCTCATAAAAGACTACAGCGAAAAATAGAAGAAAATATTGATGTTTGTGAGAGGTTTACGTTAGGCGATAGGACACTTAGCAATCTCGAATGTCAGCGCCATGAAGGCAGGTTTTTAGCCTCGTTACTTGGGTTTCATTCAGAGCAATTTGTTGATGTACCAGAATATAATACCAGCTATCGTTTGTCTGTTGATTACATGCCAACAAAGAAAGAGATGCTTGAAATAGCACAAATTTTAGTCGTATTTACATTGTTCGGATTGACGTTCTCACTGCTCGTTTCTTTGATGATTCAAAATCGTACCGATAAAGAAAAGCAGCGTATTGAGTCAAACTCTAAATTGGCATTATTGTCTACACTCAATCATGAGATTAGAACACCGATTAACGCTGTTTTAGGTTATGCCAATATGTTAAAGGCACAGGCTTGTTGTTCAATAAGTGGTAAAAATACCCTCGATAAAATCATCTGGTCAGCTAACTTACTTAATAGCGTTGCACAAAACACATTAACCTACAGTAAGGCTAGCTCAGGAACTTTAAAGCTGCATTATGAAGAGATTAACTTTCCCCAATTGCTGCACAATATTGACGATTATTATCGGGCGTTTAGTCATACACACAAAAAACACTTGGAAATGGAATTTTCTGGGGATATTCCTGAATTTATTCAATTAGATGATACTAAGTTTTTCCAGTTAACCACCAATTTTCTTAATAATGCCTTTAAGTACAGCAGTGGAGACCTTGTGATCTTTAATGTCAAAGTTAGTCCATTGCCACACCATTTAGTGGATACGTCAGAAAGGGGAAAAAAGCCTTTAGATGGCTTTGTTAGAGTTGCAGTTAAGGATTTTGGCAAAGGAATGTCAAAAGCATCAATGGAAGCAATAACAAAACCTTTTACCACAGATTTGAAATCGTCCTTGGCGCTTAAATCGGGCATTGGAATTGGCTTGTATACCTGTAAAAAAGTGATTGAGAGTGTGGGAGGTAGTATCAGAATCCGCAGTCGTAAAAATCAAGGCACTTTAGTTATCTTCCAATTTCCTTTTCGGCTAACTAATATGTCACATGGCCAAGAAAGTGTAGTCGACCCAATGGCCAAGCAGTACCATCCAAGTGTGAGTGTAACTGAGGCAAAGGAGACTCATCAGCTGGCCACAAATGCCAGAATTTACCAATCCAATGTAACCAACAGAAAGCAGGTATTACTCGTAGATGACAATCTTTTTAATTTAGAGGTCTGTAAGTCAATGCTCGAAAGTGATGGGTACATAGTCACAACAGCTAAAGATCGACGAGAATCAATTAGTGCATTAAATAACATTTATGCTGAAGCTCAGGAAGATAGTGAGGCCCCCTCTCTTATTGTATTAATGGATTACATGCTTGACGAAACTGATGGTTTAACACTGATATCGTCATTAAGATCGTTAGGTTTTCATCAGCCAAAGTATTTTATTCTCTCTGCCAATTGTAAAGATGAAATACCAAAGTCAGCTCTGTTTCCTGAGATTACTTTTTTACAAAAACCACTTGATATCAAAACGATAAGAGCGCTAAATGACCCGAGTTTTCTCAAGCTATTTTGA
- a CDS encoding EAL domain-containing response regulator: protein MKILIVDDQAFVRETIKSEFAQIAPEVIFDFHEADCGNKAIEMLENNSLSDLPTIELVIADLKMENGDGLAIINHMATTRSREIPIAIVSSSDKRTLELIGNITNSFSLNLVGVFQKPLDINDIYASIAAKKAFPQEPDISADITPICNEANITSLLNEENLFLCYQPKINIKTGELVGFEVLSRLCIQGDGFIYPDKFIPLIEKAGLNCQFTKLVLNQALSQWHLFEKLKSYSLSINISANDLLSDDFINYVIDKHLTNSDIKLMLELTESQQTINQDRSLQAIAKLIINDIPISLDDFGKSYSTFDRLDSIPFDEIKIDKDFVSDLDVNLQHQAIVESTIALARKLNVKVVAEGVETLSVLKRLQMLGCHVAQGYFISPPIEGRYLMAWINDYNLQHERQYVSC, encoded by the coding sequence ATGAAGATACTTATTGTTGATGATCAGGCATTTGTAAGAGAAACAATAAAAAGCGAGTTTGCCCAAATAGCGCCTGAGGTGATTTTTGATTTCCATGAAGCAGATTGTGGTAATAAGGCAATCGAGATGCTTGAAAATAATAGCTTAAGTGATCTGCCAACTATCGAATTGGTGATTGCAGATCTGAAAATGGAAAATGGTGATGGTCTCGCCATTATCAACCATATGGCGACAACCCGTAGCCGTGAGATCCCAATAGCAATAGTCAGTTCTTCTGATAAACGAACACTTGAACTCATTGGTAATATTACTAACAGTTTTAGTTTAAATTTAGTCGGGGTATTTCAAAAACCGCTGGATATTAATGATATTTACGCTTCAATAGCAGCAAAAAAAGCCTTTCCACAAGAACCGGATATATCCGCAGACATCACGCCTATTTGTAATGAGGCGAACATCACTTCACTACTAAACGAAGAGAATTTGTTTCTGTGCTATCAACCAAAGATAAACATAAAGACAGGTGAACTAGTCGGTTTTGAGGTTTTGTCTCGGCTTTGCATTCAAGGTGATGGGTTTATCTATCCTGATAAATTCATCCCTTTGATTGAAAAGGCTGGCTTGAATTGTCAATTTACCAAGTTAGTGCTCAATCAGGCGTTATCGCAATGGCATCTATTTGAGAAACTTAAGAGCTATAGCTTATCCATTAATATTAGCGCTAATGATTTGTTATCTGATGACTTTATTAATTACGTAATTGATAAACATTTAACTAATTCTGATATTAAACTCATGCTCGAACTGACTGAGTCTCAACAAACGATCAATCAAGATCGCTCCTTACAGGCTATCGCTAAGTTGATTATTAATGACATTCCGATATCGCTAGATGACTTCGGTAAAAGCTATTCCACTTTTGATCGGCTAGACAGTATTCCATTTGATGAAATCAAAATTGATAAAGACTTTGTGTCAGACCTTGACGTCAATTTACAGCACCAAGCCATTGTTGAGTCTACGATTGCTTTAGCCCGTAAACTCAATGTCAAAGTTGTTGCTGAAGGCGTAGAAACCTTATCGGTACTAAAGCGACTACAAATGCTCGGATGTCATGTTGCACAAGGTTATTTCATCAGCCCCCCCATCGAAGGCCGCTATTTAATGGCTTGGATTAATGATTACAACCTACAACACGAGCGCCAATATGTCAGTTGCTAG
- a CDS encoding helix-turn-helix domain-containing protein, whose protein sequence is MTSTNYSYSKDKQNHVFSTFLKHLRQNNDLSQEQLCLHLRQHSSLFYNLDTITVSRWERGVNIPSLAKQAEIVELYDNELTSIYSRDKQFLKECSNLVAIPNAPEIKSSHPYYANDEYQIKNIDIEDDSFYLVLKMILRYEGNPSLKLKHPLEDFFWLKNVKISIAIAFNGQIVGHGLYLETSAQNFLELVNINSDLSEIVANCDKKDRDAMLVLSSAGATKQVENSIMSTYINQFSQQKYLRYLCFSICDEGFIKKLNTAKLEPFKARNMEFNDRMIAIHSFLLSRSELMANRFLLKLAVISPKRLVTFLGNDEQGGCS, encoded by the coding sequence ATGACCTCTACCAATTACTCTTATTCAAAAGACAAGCAGAACCATGTGTTTTCGACGTTTTTGAAACATCTTCGTCAAAATAACGACCTGTCACAAGAGCAGCTATGTTTACACCTTAGGCAACACAGTAGTCTTTTTTATAACTTAGATACTATTACTGTTAGTCGCTGGGAGCGTGGTGTCAATATTCCATCTTTAGCTAAACAAGCCGAAATAGTTGAACTGTACGATAATGAACTCACTAGTATTTATAGCCGGGATAAACAGTTCTTAAAAGAGTGTAGCAATTTAGTGGCTATTCCTAATGCGCCGGAGATTAAATCAAGCCACCCCTATTACGCAAATGATGAGTATCAGATTAAAAATATTGATATTGAAGATGATAGTTTTTACTTAGTGCTAAAGATGATCCTACGTTATGAAGGTAATCCAAGTCTTAAATTAAAGCATCCTCTTGAAGATTTTTTTTGGTTGAAAAATGTAAAAATATCCATAGCAATCGCATTTAACGGTCAAATTGTTGGTCATGGTTTGTACCTTGAAACATCGGCTCAAAATTTTCTTGAACTAGTCAATATCAATAGTGATCTTAGTGAAATAGTGGCTAATTGCGATAAAAAAGATCGTGACGCAATGTTAGTTTTGTCCTCCGCAGGTGCAACTAAACAAGTTGAGAACAGCATCATGTCGACCTATATCAATCAATTTTCTCAGCAAAAATATCTACGCTACCTCTGCTTTAGCATCTGTGATGAAGGGTTCATCAAAAAACTAAACACGGCCAAGTTAGAGCCGTTTAAGGCAAGAAATATGGAATTTAACGACAGAATGATTGCTATTCACTCCTTTCTATTAAGTCGCTCTGAATTGATGGCGAATCGATTTTTACTCAAGCTGGCGGTGATATCGCCGAAGCGATTAGTCACCTTTCTTGGCAATGATGAACAAGGAGGTTGCTCATGA
- the gloA gene encoding lactoylglutathione lyase → MKFLHTMLRVTDLETSIEFYTKVLGMKVLERTDNSEYRYTLVFVGYEAQADSTTIELTFNWDTNEYEMGNAFGHIALGVEDIYAACTKIKALGGNVTREAGPVKGGNTHIAFITDPDGYQIELIQVSGE, encoded by the coding sequence ATGAAGTTTTTACACACCATGTTAAGAGTCACAGACCTTGAGACATCCATCGAGTTTTATACCAAGGTATTGGGTATGAAAGTACTAGAAAGAACAGACAACAGTGAGTACCGCTACACCTTGGTCTTTGTCGGGTACGAGGCTCAAGCCGATAGCACCACGATTGAGCTGACCTTTAACTGGGACACTAATGAGTACGAGATGGGCAACGCATTTGGTCATATTGCACTTGGTGTTGAAGACATTTATGCCGCGTGTACCAAGATTAAAGCACTGGGTGGCAATGTCACTCGTGAAGCCGGTCCCGTAAAAGGCGGCAATACTCATATCGCCTTCATAACCGATCCAGACGGTTACCAAATTGAACTCATTCAAGTTTCAGGAGAATAA
- a CDS encoding alkene reductase, protein MTNALFQPIQLGKLALKNRIVMPPMTRSRASQPGNVANQMMAEYYAQRASAGLIVAEGTQISANGQGYAWTPGIYSPEQITGWKLVTDAVHAKEGKIFAQLWHVGRVTHPDNIGGEQPISSSAHAAKNVKVFIDNGTDAPGFVDVVEPRAMTKADIEQVVGQYRQAALNAIEAGFDGIELHAANGYLINQFIDSEANLRTDEYGGSIENRLRFMAEVVAAMTDAIGADRVGVRLAPFTSLNGTVDATPVETYTAAAAMLNTLNVVYIHIAEVDWDDAPETPKEFKPAVRAAYQGVLIYAGRYNSDKGAKAIEDGVTDMVGFGRPFVANPDLPNRIKNGYPLAPHDPNTLFGGTEQGLTDYIEYNPS, encoded by the coding sequence ATGACTAATGCACTATTTCAACCAATCCAACTGGGTAAACTTGCGCTAAAAAACCGTATTGTTATGCCGCCGATGACTCGCTCTCGCGCTAGCCAACCTGGTAATGTCGCCAACCAAATGATGGCTGAGTATTATGCACAAAGAGCATCTGCCGGACTTATCGTTGCCGAAGGCACGCAAATTTCTGCAAATGGTCAAGGTTATGCATGGACACCTGGTATTTACAGCCCTGAGCAAATTACCGGCTGGAAGCTAGTGACTGATGCAGTGCACGCTAAAGAGGGCAAGATTTTTGCGCAGTTATGGCATGTTGGCCGAGTTACTCACCCTGACAACATTGGCGGTGAGCAACCTATTTCATCTTCAGCACATGCAGCTAAAAACGTAAAAGTATTTATCGATAATGGCACTGACGCACCAGGCTTTGTTGATGTTGTTGAGCCACGCGCCATGACTAAAGCCGATATTGAACAGGTCGTTGGTCAATATCGTCAAGCGGCACTCAATGCTATTGAAGCAGGTTTTGATGGCATTGAACTGCACGCTGCAAATGGTTACTTGATCAACCAGTTTATTGATTCTGAAGCTAATCTTCGCACCGACGAGTACGGTGGTTCAATTGAAAACAGATTACGCTTTATGGCCGAAGTTGTTGCAGCGATGACTGATGCTATTGGCGCCGATCGCGTCGGTGTCCGTCTTGCTCCATTCACCTCACTCAACGGCACTGTTGATGCGACACCGGTTGAAACTTATACTGCTGCTGCTGCAATGCTCAATACACTCAATGTGGTTTACATCCACATTGCAGAAGTTGACTGGGACGATGCACCTGAAACTCCAAAAGAGTTTAAACCTGCAGTGCGCGCTGCATACCAAGGTGTGCTCATTTATGCGGGTCGTTACAACAGTGATAAAGGGGCAAAAGCGATTGAAGATGGCGTGACCGATATGGTTGGCTTTGGCCGTCCATTTGTGGCAAATCCGGATCTGCCAAATCGTATTAAAAATGGCTACCCATTAGCGCCTCACGATCCAAATACCCTGTTTGGTGGCACAGAGCAAGGATTAACGGACTATATAGAGTACAATCCGAGCTAA
- a CDS encoding DMT family transporter: MRIPALRGEILLLLATLLAAVGWIASKRIILEVPGETFITARFLLASLILLPFCYQRILTLTLKQVASVCAVGLILAASVQVWVHAVFISNTLAEGAFIMSLAMIIAPITSWLLFQIRPNRAFWIALPIAISGMTLLTLANGWQVEPSQWYFLLASALLSLHFVFNKKILTSINPLTSICLQLFMVGISGAFSVLLTSPEAFEINRDIIFWFAISTVIATVLRYLMQTIGQFSVKIETASLIMILEPIWTLILSMSVLGEVIETQKLIGGGIIFLSLFVYIKLSKR, translated from the coding sequence ATGAGAATACCAGCGCTGCGTGGAGAGATATTATTGTTGCTTGCGACCTTGCTTGCAGCTGTGGGTTGGATAGCCTCAAAACGTATCATTTTAGAAGTGCCTGGTGAGACGTTCATCACCGCACGTTTTCTACTTGCCAGTCTCATTTTACTGCCATTCTGTTACCAACGCATTCTCACTCTTACCCTTAAACAAGTTGCCTCAGTTTGTGCTGTAGGACTTATTTTAGCGGCCTCTGTTCAAGTGTGGGTACACGCAGTATTTATCTCCAATACGCTAGCGGAAGGGGCTTTCATTATGAGTTTGGCGATGATTATTGCGCCAATCACCTCATGGTTACTGTTCCAAATAAGACCGAACCGTGCCTTTTGGATAGCTTTACCGATTGCCATTAGCGGCATGACATTGTTAACACTAGCCAATGGTTGGCAGGTAGAGCCTAGCCAATGGTATTTCCTGCTAGCATCGGCGTTACTGTCACTGCATTTTGTATTTAATAAAAAAATCCTAACCAGCATCAATCCACTGACCTCTATCTGCTTACAGTTGTTTATGGTCGGCATTAGCGGTGCATTTTCGGTCTTATTAACCTCCCCTGAAGCATTTGAGATCAACCGCGATATTATATTCTGGTTTGCTATTTCAACAGTGATCGCGACTGTCCTGCGTTATCTCATGCAAACCATCGGACAGTTTTCAGTGAAAATTGAAACGGCGTCGTTGATTATGATCTTGGAGCCTATCTGGACACTGATATTAAGTATGAGTGTGCTTGGGGAGGTTATAGAGACACAAAAGCTCATCGGCGGTGGCATTATTTTTTTATCATTGTTTGTCTACATCAAGTTGTCAAAAAGATAA